The sequence below is a genomic window from Rissa tridactyla isolate bRisTri1 chromosome 20, bRisTri1.patW.cur.20221130, whole genome shotgun sequence.
GTGGCTGAATTTCCGCTCCAGTTCGATGACTTGGGTGTGGGAAAACGCCGCCCGCGAGCGCTTGGCTTGCTTGGGGGGAGGCTgggcgaggggcagggggggctcaCACTCCGACAGGTCGGTCTCCGCCGTGGCGTCTGCGGGAGGAAAGAGCTGAGAATTACCCACTTGAAAATTGCCCGAACCCCTCGCTTTTTCCCTTCCGGGGTGCAAATTATTCATATAACCgtggaaatattttgatttagtGAAACGTTTGATTTAACAACTGAATTTAGTTTAATCTTAAAGTCACATAAGGgagttttttcttcctaaatccCACTTTCTTAATTCATACCAGCATGCATTCAATAGGAACATGCATGCAATATCAACATCCATTCCATATCAACATCCATTCAAGGGACTAAAATAATCCCGAAAGGGTTATTTCGCAATGCTGGTAGACATCTGCCTACAACCTCAAGGTGCTGTTGTTACGCCCCTTACGGCATCGCCAGCGCTCGAGGTTTTTAGTGCAGAATCCAGACTGTTAGGCACTTCTCTGAAACATCCTCGCTGCTGTGCCTCGGGGAAAAATCTTGCtccccaaagaaaacaaatttttacCCTCGAGATAACCCAGCAATGGGAAACGAGCACAGCTTAAAGCGGACTCTAAGttagaaagcactgaaaataaattcctcccttttctctttcccgaCTCCGGGGCAATGGCAAGgtattttggggagggggggggggacaggttTTTAAACCTTCGGGCCTGGTTTTACAGCCGTAGCTGCAGAGCTGGCCTCCGGTCACAACTCCAAAGCGGCATCTCAGTGTTTGCCTCCCACTTACTTCTCATGGCACCGATGGGCGCTGAGCTCCCTGGGAAGTGTCAACCCTTAAAACTTCTTAAGTCAATTTATTTATGCAGTTAGTTCCTTTTTGTGCATTACCCAGCTTGGAAATAagccaaattttttttctttccccccccccccgccccttagTCATTTCTCTGTATACTTTCTGAAGATGTGAACGTAACGCTTAAGGTCGACACAACGGGCTTAACTCCCGGCTTGTGTAAATCACGGCGGTCCCACTGAAATCCCTGGAGCTGCGCTGATTTCCACTGGCGATTTGGTACCgcttttagtgatttttttcgTAACAATCAGCCTGTCTCTGAACTTGCTTTTATGTAAAAACTTCTTTTAATAGAATTGAAACGCGAAGCCAAAAATTCCCCTGGCAAGGGCTCTCTTAGCAAGCACGAGCCGGTCGCTGGAGAGTTCAAAATTgcttaaaattgcttttttggcTGTTGCAGCTCAGTCCCGGCCCGTTTGGGCACGGAAAGGCTGCgtcccctcccgcagccccggccgctgcTGCAAAGCCAGAGGCATCGGtcaaaaaaatttgcttttgagCGTGATTTTTCGCTATGTTGCTCCCGCGGCGATACGTTATTCCCTGAGATGAATTTAGCCATTTTTTTTGTGCTGGAGAGGGATGCTGCGGCAAGGGgagcgggggggtgtggggtgtgttaTTTAATAAACGGCGCGATGTGCGGTGGCGGAGGCAGGAGCCCGCGGTGGAATGGGGGCTGAGCGGGTGGAAAACTGCTGCCGACAGCACAAATCCAACACGGGCGCTTCCAAAATATCCCCGAGGAGCTCGGCCCGTGGTGGCATCACCGCGCTGACGGCTGCGTGGCTGGGCACGAACCGCCTCTCTGAGTTAGCAGCCCCAAGCTGACCTTTCGGGGGGGCCCTCTGGGTTCAAAGATGACTTTATTTCCCAAGACAGGGCAGAAATGCCTCgactgggtttggtttttaaaggGCGTTTTGGGCAGATTCAGTCCTTTGAGTTATTTGAAGCGCCTGGCAAACAGTTTGCAGGGAGTTGCGATTTCTCTTGTTTTCCCACCGGCAGAGCACAGATACTCCCTGGTATTTAAACCACGGGCTAATTGGCTCCGGGGTGCTCGAGGCGGCCAGGTCTGGATCCTGCCCCTTGGTTGACCCAAGCGTAGACATTTCTCCATCCCCTGACCATTGGGCTCAGCCAGGAGCTCCCACCCCCTTACCTGCATCCGCCtcctggggggtccctggggctggggatgctcctgggggATGAGGGCTCCCGGGGGGGTGTTCTGGGGCAGCCCCCGGGACCGGGCTGCCCTCGCTGCCCTCCGCCGCGGCCgtccccttctccccatcctccgGGCTGCCGACCTCTCCGCTCTTGCCCTTctccggcagcgctccccgctcTGCCCTATCCCAGAGGATGTCTTGGATGAGGAAGGACGTCCGGGGCCTGGAGGAGGAGACGGGCATGGTCTGCTGGGCTGCCGCCGGGGGCCGGCTCACCCCTGCCGGGGTGCTGCTGGGTGCTCTCTGCCACCTTGCGGGGAGCACCCCGGcactcatcctcctcttcctctccctgcccagagGCGCGCTGGCTTCCCACCCTCCCGGCTCCGCATTTATAGGGCAGGCAGCCAAGCCTCCCGGGCCTGATTGGAGATCCCTGGCAGGAGTTTACGCCCTTCGGTTGTGTCTTGGCTCCGGCGGGTTTTCTGGCTGCTTATTTCTCCATCTTGCTCCGGACGCCCTGCCCCACGCATCCACGGGGTCACAGCCAAACCTCAGCCTCCGCCTTTGCCCCTCTTTTGCTGGTCCGAGCTCTTACGACGAAAAGAAGGATGCCGAAGCGGGAATTCATCTTTTTGGGGATCAAAATGCTCCCagggtgggggtttttggtgAGAGAAAGGGGGAGCAGCATCGCTGCCATAGAGGGATGCTCTGAAAGGCGGGAGCATCTgcatcccctgccccagcctcagCCAGCCGGTGTTCCCGGTTGTGGAAATGATTTATTTCCTGGGGAAATGCTGTTTTCAGGTgggagaaaaagtgaagaaaataaaagatttgggtttgtttctttgcttgattTATTTTGAGGGCTTTGAGGGTTTTCTTCAAAAACCTTCCGCTTGCAGTTTGTTGAAAAACAGGGGGGAAATGTCAAAGACATTTTCATCAGCTGTGCAAAGCTGCTCTAGCGAGGGCTTTAAAATGAAAGTTAAGATAGAACTTTGCTCCAGAGGCAAACGCTTGCACAGAAAGGGGCAGGGAGTTCACATGAAAATTTAAGCCTGAACCTCGGACTAATTCCTCGGCCAGCTGTGGAACGGGATGGCGTTTATTTAAGAAGAATTAACACCTTTATACACCATCCTGCGAGGCCCCGTGTCCAAAGGCACCCGGAAGGGGCAAAACCTTCCTGATTCCAAGAAAAATCACGAGTCGAGCTCTCTgtcatgacagatttttttttcccaactacCCACTTTATTTGTAGTTACTCTTCTAGAGTTTGTGTTCGGAAAAAAACTCCCCGCTCCCTACACAAACAGCCGCGAAACTCCCCCCGCAAGACGTGGGCAGCACATGATTAAACAAATCCCCTTGTCCCATCATAAGGCAAAGGAGCGGGATGCAGGTGAGGGGTGCTCTGGGGATGCAGGTGAGCAGCATCCCTTGGAACTGCAGGCACCCTCTGAgcaatgtatgtatatataaatacatatttatgcgtatgtgtatatatatacacacatacacacacatacagtgACCTCCTATAGCCCCGTTGTCTGCAAACTCCTTTTGCTGTTGGAATAACGCAGCAATAATCAGCTCTCCTGTTCCTAAAGCCTTCACTCAAACCCAGCCCCTCTTCCGCAGCTGAAAAGCCCGggcatgttgggtttttttttttaactttaaaaagggaaacaataGATTTCCTTGAAATCCCCTGAGGACTTTGTTGATTTTACAGGAGGGTGTTTGGTTACGGCAGCCCGGAGCGGGTTGTGCAGACGTGCCCCAAacccttttctctccttctttaaCCTGCTGATGCTCCCGACTTAGAAAACGTCCCCCTGTATTCACCGTAAGATTGGAAAAATTCAGAAACTTCAATAATTCAGCCTCATCATCCCCCTATAGTCTGAGAAAGGGAGTTTGGAAGGATTTATGAGTATTATTGCAGCCGTGCCCCGGCCGCTGGCCCTCTAACCTCCATCCTTGGTTCTTGGAGGGCGGATGAGGagccccagggtgctgctgtggctgcactgGGTAGGTGGGATGCCCCACAGCTCCCTCTCCACCCATTCCAGTGCTTAAACTGGATCCCACTGTGTTGCCCAGGTGGGAATCGGGATGGAGGGATGTCCTGGGCCTTGGCACGCCACACTGCTGGGCTTGCCCAGCCGGGATGCTGGCCCGGGGCAGGATGCCGTGATGCTCCCTGGGGACACTCTGCGCCCAGTTTGGGACCCAGTTTCTCCACTGCAGGgacccctcccctgccctggctgctgtgggagCTCAGCACGTGCCTGTGCCCCTGCCGCACACCCGGGGACTCAGCCTCGTCCGCGGCTATTTTGGGCTCTAGCAAAAATACGTGAACACAAGACCCAGCAGAAGGGCTTCTGTCCCCAGAAGCTGGGCAGTCCCCTTGCTTCCGAGGggataatttcatagaatcagagaatcatggaatggcctggcttggaagggacctttcggatcatccagtccaaccatcaacctgactctgacaaaacccatcactaacccatatctctaagcgctgcgtctgcccggcttttaaatccccccagggatggtgcctcaaccccttccctgggcagcctcttccaatgcttaataaccctttcggtgcaagaatttttcctaacatccatcctaaacctcccctggtgcaacttgaggctgtgtcctcttgtcccatcgcctgttccttgggagaagagaccgacccccctggctaccccctcctttcagggagctgtggagagcgagaaggtctcccctcagcctcctcttcaccaggctgaacacccccagctccctcagccgctcctcagaagttctccagccccttctccttgtgctccggacccctcaccagctccgttgcccttctctggacacggtccagcacctcaaggtcttttttctgtggtgagggacccaaaactgggcacagcgCTTGAGGCgagacctcaccagtgcccagtacagcgggacgatcactgccccagtcctactcaccacactgctcctgatacaggACATTTCATTTCAATTAAGCATTTTCCTGCACATGGTGCTGGGCTGTTACACCTCTGCTTTCCAGCCACAGCTTTACCAGAACCATTAATGGTGCCGTCTGCCCGCTCGACCCCTCCGTCTGTAGGTCCATCCCGGGCAGCTTCGTCGCACAACTCTTTTGTGGTCAAGTCTCTTGTCCCTTCATCGCCAGCGCCCGCATCCCCGGCTCGCTCGGTGcaaatcatagcatcataggatggcctaggttggaaggaacctttcggATCCATCCAGTCCAACCCTCAACCTAATTTCAGCTTCACCTTATAAATATTTGTGGTGTAgccatttattacaaaaaaattatttctatgatATCACATTTCCTTCTAGTGTCACATCATCAAAGTTCAAAGCATAACCGGTAGCTGATGAGCAGTGAAGCGTTTGGCCCAGGAGAGGAGTTTTGGCCCGGGAGAAGGTTTTGGGGAAAGCTGGGCTGGTCTGCGTGTGTTTGGTGTAGCGGGTAATTTCGGATTTGGGCTAGAAACGGGAGGTTTGGAGGAACAGCCCCAGCATGTGCTGCGGAGAGGCGGGTGGCAGAGGGAATCCAGCAAACACTGGGATTTTAAGGATATCCCGACCCTACTGGGCTTTCATGAATCCCCTCCAAAACACATGGAGGGAGATAAATGCTGATTTCAGCGCTCACGATTCCCAttttcaggccttttttttttttctgagccggGCAGGGTAGCAATTTCCTTCtttgatttctgtatttatttggggtgggggggagtttCATGTGATTCACCTCATTTTATTGCCGAACCTCACCGGAAAAACGCTCAGTGTTGTTAAGACTTGCGGGGGAGCCCATGGCCTGGGGATGCTGCTCTTTGCCGAGGCTTTCCCCGATGCCGGCAGACTGACCCcattcccagacacctgggtccccttcccgAATGTCTGGCTCCCCCCCGGACTCCTGGGTCCCCTTCTAACCCCATTCCCGGACACCgtgtcccctcctgaccccatttCTAGAGGTCTTAGTCCCCTTCCCGGACACTGagtcccctcctgaccccattccCAGACACCAGGTCCCCTCCTGACTCcattcccagacacctgggtccccttcccagacTCCTGGGTCCCCTCCCGACCCCCTTCTGAGCCACCaggtcccctcctgaccccatttCTAGAGGTCTTAGTCCCCTTCCCGGACACTGagtcccctcctgaccccattccCAGACACCAGGTCCCCTCCTGACTCcattcccagacacctgggtccccttcccagacTCCTGGGTCCCCTCCCGACCCCCTTCTGAGCCACCaggtcccctcctgaccccctTCCCGGACATCGGCTCCCCTTCCCAGACACTGAATCCCCTCCTGACCACATTCCCAGACACCCGGGTCCTTTCCTGACCCCATTCCCGGACACtgtgtcccctcctgaccccttcccagatgcctgggtccccctcCTGGATatctgggtcccccctggactcCTGGttcccctcctgaccccattcccagtctcctgggtcccctcctgaccccGTTCCGAGCCACCAGGTCCCATCCTGACCCCCTTCCCGGACGCCGGGTCCCCTTCTCGGACACCaggtcccctcctgaccccctTCCCAtacacctgggtcccctcctgaccccattccCGGACACGAAGTCCCTCCCTGACCCATTCCCAGACACTGAATCCCTCCCTGACCCCCTTCCCAGACACCAAGTCCCCCCCGACCCCCTTCGTGGACCCTagtcccctcctgaccccattcTCAGACACCTGGGTCCACTTCCCAGATgtctgggtcccccctggactcctgggtcccctcctgacccccttcccagacacctgggtccccttcccggaCACCGAGTCACCTCCTGACCCCATTCCCGGACACtgtgtcccctcctgaccccTTCCCAGATGCCTGTGTCCCCTTCCTGGATATCTGGGTCCCCTCCTGGCCCCATTCCCAGACACCTGGCTCCCCTGACCGTGTCCCACCTCCCCCCACTCCACCCCCCAGGTTCCAGTGTTGGTTGGTGCCGATGCCCTTCGGCCTCCTCATCCTCATCTACGACGAGATTCGCAAATTGGGAGCGCGGAGGCGCCCGGGAAGTGAGTGGCCAGGCCCGGACACCTGGGGCTGCGCCCCAGGatgcctgggtgccccccccccaggcaccaGGGTCCAATAAAAGACTCTGGGTCTCTTTCCAATTCATTAAAGGTGCTGTTAATTTGGGGGGGGATGGATGGACAGGGCGGGGTATGGTCTTCCCAGGtgcggtcttctttcttgggaaggatcTTCCCAGACTCCCAGGGTGTCAGGACCCCCCAAGGGGAACAACGACATCCCCACACTCCGGGGGGCAATAATGACCCCCCCAGGGGCAATAATGACCCCCCAGGGGACCAAAGAGGGGCATCAGGGTGGGTAAGGACCGCCTCTGGGGAATAACGACCCCCCCAGGGGGCAACAACAGCCGCCCGGGGGGCAATAATGACACCCCCAGGGGCAAAGGGAGGGATCTGGGTGGGCAAGGACCCCCCACGGGGAATAATGACTCCCCCAGGGGGCAATAACAGCCACCCGGGGGGCACTAACGACGTCACCAGGGGAAAAAGGGATGGGGTTGGtaggagcagagacccccccaggTGCCATAATGATCCCCCCAGTAGGAAAAAGGGGGAGTCAGGGAGGATAAAGACCCCCCCGGGGCAATAACGACCCCtccagggggaaaaaggggcTTCAGAGGGGTAATGACCCTCCCCCGGGGGAAATAACGACCCCTCAAAGGGGCAaaaggggggtcgggggggtATGGACACCCCCTGGGGATTAACAACCCCCGCagtcccccccctcccagggcagTTACCCCCCCATTTCTCCTCCCAATGACCCCCCAGTCCCCCTCGCCGCCCCCCAGTTGTCCCATCCCAGTCCCGGCATCAAAAACCCCGAATACCCGGGATGGTTCCCATGGCGAAGGCGCTGCGGGGGGACAACCGGCCCGCTCGGGACTGGTGCCCCCAGTGAAGGCTTCGGGGGGGACACCCCGGGCTCGTTCTCACCCCCCGGGGGAACCGCTGCCGCCGTGGTGCCATCCGCATGGCGCCGGCTCTCCTGGCCGCTCCTCATCTCTCCCTTTACTGGACCCTGCTGGTTTTTCAGCGAGAGTTTCGTGGTTTTTCGTGTCGCTTTACCCGCCAGTGGCAGGGCCCCTCGGCCCTTGGCCCCACGGAGGGACCCCCCCCATCTTCGGAGGACGGGACGGGTTCCCTGCCCCAACCCGACCCCACGGGGTGTCCCGTCCTGCCTGCCGTGCTCCGGGCGAAAGCCGAGGGAT
It includes:
- the NKX3-1 gene encoding homeobox protein Nkx-3.1 isoform X1; protein product: MSAGVLPARWQRAPSSTPAGVSRPPAAAQQTMPVSSSRPRTSFLIQDILWDRAERGALPEKGKSGEVGSPEDGEKGTAAAEGSEGSPVPGAAPEHPPGSPHPPGASPAPGTPQEADADATAETDLSECEPPLPLAQPPPKQAKRSRAAFSHTQVIELERKFSHQKYLSAPERAHLAKNLQLTETQVKIWFQNRRYKTKRKQVASEIGRLDTHLAGQKAAELPPASLLALRGGWQYLPCLYYLNGWNPSWW
- the NKX3-1 gene encoding homeobox protein Nkx-3.1 isoform X2; this encodes MSAGVLPARWQRAPSSTPAGVSRPPAAAQQTMPVSSSRPRTSFLIQDILWDRAERGALPEKGKSGEVGSPEDGEKGTAAAEGSEGSPVPGAAPEHPPGSPHPPGASPAPGTPQEADADATAETDLSECEPPLPLAQPPPKQAKRSRAAFSHTQVIELERKFSHQKYLSAPERAHLAKNLQLTETQLITLKTLDAAESTGESVEINEISHRGNASTAFFSARVKQRSSAGTNLGF